Within the Mugil cephalus isolate CIBA_MC_2020 chromosome 1, CIBA_Mcephalus_1.1, whole genome shotgun sequence genome, the region ACCTGCAGTTCCTGTACTTTGATCTTTTTCTCGTGACGCTTCTCGCCATTGTGATGGGGAAAGGAGGCCCCAGCAATGAGCTGTACCCCTGCAGACCTCCAGCCAGTCTACTGGCCCTCCCTGTCCTGGGCAGCCTCTTCATCCACACTTGTTTGATCATCCTGGGCCAGGTGGCTGCTCTCCTCATCACCATCTCACAGGACTGGTCAGTAAAAGACACAACTACATAGAGTAATTTTTTCCATCaggaatattttatattatattatacaccaatcaggcataacattatgaccaccttcctaatattatgtaggtctcccttgtgcctgcaaaacagttgtgactcatcagagaatggacatgggtctgctgagggtgtcctgtggtgtctggtaacagcatgttagtgggggtctttgggtcctataggttgaggggaggggcctctgtggatcatccctcagatacttgatcattttggggtgtagtgaatttggaggccaggtcaacaccttgtgctggtcttcttgttttttgtgtttttgcgtgtgtctgtgtcagactgcatcctacTGCTGCCATCGAGGTGTGTAATTGTTATgtggtgggggctacatgtctaagtaacatccacgtgaataccaggtccaaacgttttccagcagaactgTATCAGCAATTTCAGTTGACTTTtggttcttttgtttcctttggtGGCTGTATTGGATCCAAGGTTAACACGTGTTCCAGACGGTCCTAGTGACCATTTATTGCAGAAATTTGTTTGACAGATAACTTTACAATGGTCAGAGAACAGTTGCCTCTTTCAGACACTCGCTGAAGCTGTGACTTCTGTGTAATATAATTTTCCCCCACTTGGGCTCCACCTTCAGCCTCTCAGGTGTCCACCAGAGGTTAAATCCACCTATGGCCatactgcagcacacacacacgctcacataCTAAtgataaagaaataagaaaacattagaataaacaaaaatctaaatttggCTCCTACAAGAACACTGATTTGTCACAAggtgatcaatgttattcactcctcctgtcagtggttttaatgttgtggctgattggtgtataaatAACCCAGTGTCTGCTACTGTAAATTCATCTAAAAGTAATAAACTTGTATTTTTAGGTATATTCCACTGAATTCGACAGTGTGTGGGGCAGCCAATCTGCCCAACATGGAAGACACCAGTGTGTTTGACTTGTCAGGTTTCCAGTACATCATCATGGCCGTGGTGGTCACCAAAAGTTACCCTCATAAAAAACCTCTCTACCACAATGGTGAGTCACCAGAAGTGTCTAAGGATGAGGACGTAAAGCTGGATGAATGGCTATATTTACATTGAAAGTATTTCCTTAACCTGATTGACATCACTCTGATTAGAAATTCTCACTTAACAGTTTACTCAGACgctaaataatataaaatgattcATCAGTTTTACTGGTGACCATGTGGTTCTACCTGCTGTGGAATCAAAATACAAATTTTTTGGAAACAACATTGCTACACAAATAAATTCTGGCTTTGTTCATTCTTTCTAACACTTGTTTTGAACACTTAATGGTTTTATTACCCGTTTCTGTCCCTTCTGGAAACTCGTCACCTCAAATGGGGATTACAACATGTGGACCAAACATGCacttttctcctccccctctttccaGTGGCGTTCCTCTGTTTGCTGGTCATCCATTTTGCTGTGATGTTCTGGCTGGTGTTCTATCCCGGACCTGTCTTTAGCGGTGTCCTCCAACTATACAGGATCCCTgataaaaattataaattgcTTCTCATTGCACTGGCTGCTCTCAACTTCCTTACTTGTTTCTTTGTGGAGGTGAGTGATGATATGACACTATTAGTCTGCTTTAACATGAATCATTAGCTCCAACACAAAGATGGCATACGTTGCAGTGGCTGTTTTATAAAGTTTGTAATCTTGTTTGGGAAGAGAGGCAGCTCTCTGACTTTTGCATTTAGTTCTGCAATGGGTCACACAAGTCAATGTCCTGTATTACAAGTCAAACTATTTCctgtttgagtaaaaaaaaaaaaaaaatctttttggtTAAGGTTATATGTTCCTTAAagtaatgttttattgttgttttccagTTGCTGATAGACTGTGGGATTTTGAACTGTCTTCGACTGCTACGTGGGAGGCGCCAATCCAAGAAGCAGTATAAGCAACTGAACGCCGCTCTGTCTGACCCCAGATCATGGCCGCCCCTTAATCAAACATTGTCCCCCACAGATCACACAGTCGTCTGCTGCAGCTAGCATCTGCTCAACCCTCTGCTGGACACTGTCCCCAAATTAGGGATGTTTGAGCCATATCCACAACTTGACCAACAATGCAATGTTTACCTGTAGCGCTAAAAACTTTATCTTTTGGAAAATGCTAACTTTCTATCAGAtgccttgtttttttaatgaatgtgcataaacatttttttggaaaTCGTTTTATTAAATCTGTATTTACAGGCAGTTATTGTTTGCACTCGGAGCTCAGCTTAAACACGCCTGTCTCCGTATCTGCCACTACATTACCTTATCAGAACTGTGAATTTACCCTTCAGACACTTTCAGAAATAAGATCAATAACCAGGAAGTAAAGATGTGATACAGGAGGCACAAGCTGAATTCAACCCTTACACGAACCATTTTTGTACTGATGATGTTGCTCCACTGAATATGGCTTTGAGATCTCCTCCAtttgaacaaataaaaaggtGAAAACTTTTAACATCTATTGGGCACAATGGTCCAGAAAAGCCACTCTTCTCTGGTTCATATCTAGCTGTGTCTAAATTATAGCGCACTAATCACTCACACAGTTTAcgtgtggaccccaggaagattaGCTGTTGATTAGcagcagctaatggggatcctaataaacacaaacaataaacaggGAGGGATTTTGAACCCCACTGTGACCATGATGCTGATAGtccagataaaacaaacaaaaacacctggcattcattcatcttttgaCACCATTTCAGTTACAGGTCATTCCACAGAGCACTCTAAGCGCCAACCCAAGCTTAAATACGGACATCAGCTGTCTGAGAAATCAAACCTGCTGGAAAAATACAATCTtagttcatttcattcattcagtctcGTTCACATGCACCTGAGTTCCTAAATGCTGCACTtcagaggaggatgtggagaTACAACAGAGAGGTCTGTGAAGTACAGCAGTAAATCTATCTCACCCTCCTTTGAGTTGCTGCCAACACCACCTTCAAATAACATTTTGAGATCATTTTAAAAGGGATTTTGGTTCGTTTCATTTAAAGATACTGAGATACTGCTGGCATCGCTGCCATCTTCttaaaaaaagtggaaatgctACTTAAAAATGGACTTCTATCCACTTTATCCTTTGccttgtttcttttaaaaagaaattaagtgACAATCCAAGAAAGacagtttgaaaagatgaattaaaaaacaaaaatacaaaccgTAAACAGAACTCATCAGATATACAAGTTGACACACCGAACCCCTTCCATCAGtttaagaacaacaaaaaacaaatggcaaTTTCCATATTAGGGATGCGCTGATAATTTAAAACATATGAACCATTTACCACCAAACAGCGATGCCATGTCATACATTTCCACCAAAAAGCCTCATTATTAAATACTGTTTTATTGAACAGATTTGTGGTGGGGCATGGATGATAAAATGAAGTACTTGTCTATGTTTTTGTTAGATATCAGAGCATCCCTAGTAATGATAATGGCgagcaaaaaacaaagataaaatttTAGAGAgccaacatttaaaaaaaaaaaaaattaaaaacatgaaaggtGATGTTTGTTATTGCTGAGAATAAGTTGCTGCACAAGTACCAGCTCATCTCATTTTGATATGGCccctcatttctcctcctctctgaaccATCCTTTGTTCAGTCTTTACTTGTGCCCTTTTGGCGTCCTTAGATGGAGCCGCTGGGCACTGACGGAGGACAGAGATGGAGGTGCGGGGTGTCTCTTAAAGGGGATCATCACAGTGAGTCCAGAGGATGTCCATAATCACAGTGCCTAGTCCTAACTGGAGTGGGGAGAGAAGAGAGCTCATTTCTATTTGACTTCCTCCTGGAGTTCCCTGCTGCCCGTCAGGTCCGCGTGAGTGGGAAGAGGTGGGCATTAGTGCGGCTGTGCTTACAGCTGATATCTGGGAACTGAGGGTGGGAAGTTTTAAGAATACAGTACTTGCTTTGCTCTCCGATGGCctttgatctctctctctctccccttgaTGGCTGTGTGGTCCTAATGGCCCACTTATCTGTGCTGTCGGAACCCATGGGTGCCATCTGGGCCGGCTGGCTGACGGACAGTGTGATTGTTTGATCGGGTGTCCTCTGAAGGCATTGTTGAGTTATTGCGCCCTGGCCTGgcggaagaaagaaagaggaaacagaaacaaattaaTTAGAAACTGTGCACAACTCGTTGCCAGTTGGCAAAGTTCAGCAACTCTTGTTTTCCGTGGATGGCTCTCCCTTGAACTGAATCTTTGCTGCCTCACATCGGATGTGTTTTTGCATACAATTTTAGTTATGGTGGTCAATCTAGTCAAAATTTTAAGCATTTAGTGGAAACTTCTTGAGATCATTTCATCCAAGAATCTTCCTAGGAGGATCCAGCTCTGAATATGTTATCCACAGACCTTTAACCACATTCGTTTAGGACAAGTAATTACTCTAAATAGCCCCAAACTGAGTGAAACCCTTAAAGGAGTGATGAAACATCTTAACatgcctgtgaaggttctcattcATCCAGGCCATGGTAGATTAAGAACAATGCAAAAGCAAAAGGCAACAGGAATTTTGACATCCATCTAAttagttttttcagttttcaaaaaGAAATACAGCATCTTACAACTCAACAACTTTGGTTACAATCACCCAAAGTGGACTGAGAATTACAACCTGCACAGCTTTATGTAAACTTATAAAAGTTAAGATGAAGCAAAATCATTTTAACTTCTTGTATTCATTTGGGCACTGTTCATTGCCATTTAAATCTGCGTCTTATTCAGGCAATTAACCTGAAGTTGATCGTGTTATGCAAGGTTAAGCTGGAGAGCTTTCTGTGACAACTGTTGGTCTCCAACTCTATCAAAACCAGGTCGAGACAGAAGTCAGATAAACATGTTTCTTCAagatttattatataaaatgaaaccaaagtGAGAGGAGTATGAGTAAGTAGAATGAGAGGACAGCAACACTCCCATCAAATCAGACAATATGCGTATTCTGAAAAGTCCTCAAGGATTCATCTCTAAGTAGTCTAATTTTTAGTGGCAAATAAGTCATACTGAAGATTAGCCTGCATTTACTACCACTATTTAATGTATTAAATGACTACTCATAATGCCAACATCCACATGTGTTTAGCTACTTAGAAATGAGTGCATGCCAACAGttgtacagattaaaaaaaaaaaaggaaaacatagTCTTCAGTGCAGCAAGTACTAAGGCTGTTACCGGTGCAGTTCAGCAAGTTGTTATTGGCTGAGTAAGTTCCTCAACTGTCAATATTTGGTGACTGTTACCTGTCAGTGTTGGGTTTGTCCTGAGGTGTCTCCTCTGGGCAGGCACTGCCCAATATTCTCTTCCTGGCCTCAGCATactctgcttctctctgggCCAGGGACTTGACCTGCGGTGTGGGTCTGTTCTGATTCAAGGGCGATCCCAGTGAGCCATTACTGGCAGGCCGCTTCAAAATGCGTATCTGAGGTGGGGGCGCTGCTGGTAAAGATTCATCCTGTATCACCATGGTTGTCCTCAACGGAGAACGTGACGAATTACTGGACTCCCTGAGAACAAGATGCAGCACGTGCAAAATTACTGATACGCCAGACAAGAGGCCACTAGGgattggggggggggcaagTACTAGCTTAGGTGTTGAACTTCCATGCTTAGAATCAAAGTTTCTTTTTATCCTGCACTGTATGTAGCTGTTCTACTTTCCAGTACATCTTACTTTCAATCTGTAGTATCCAAAGCAAGCAGAGGACATATGTCTTTAACCTCTTAGGTTCTTACTTTTCTTTCTGGCTGATGCGTAGCTTCTCTTCCAAGCGCTTTTCCATTTCCTgtgtgaaaaacagcacaaacaagtTTTCATGTCAACAATCAGCAGGGtcaagatgttttttgttgGGGGGCTGTGCAGCAGGTACTGAGTGGGAGAGTGGATGGAACAGCAGGATTCAGTTACGAGCTATTTTTACTTGTGTAGGACAGCTGCCAAGTCATAGCACAGTGGTTCagccagctaacattagccgaCTGATGTTACAAGAGAAGAGTTGGAGCATAAGGTTAACTGAGGTACAGGGCTAACCACGGTTAGGTATAGGTTCAACCTGACGAGTCGCTACCGCTTCCTGAACCACATTCTCGACGTCATCGACTAGCGTGACGTCAGCGATCTAACACTAACAGTACAGGTTAGCCGTGCTAATATTAGCCCAGCGTTGCCACCTAACCAGCTTAACGACACAACTAGCTCACAACTCAGACTCCAACTGACACCTTGACCCAAGTTTTTGCCGAACAAACAATCGGCCTTTTCAACCACGGGAAATACGCAAACTTAGTTGAGCACGTTAACATTAAGCCCACTCagagtttctgcaggtttgaaccaCGGAAATATAAGACTTTTTtagaccattatgggttaaatttaagatcTACGCTAAGCGCGAAAATAGGGACAATTCTGAGCCCCGGAATTACCTTTAAAATTACCAAATATATCGTCATTCAACTATCAACTGCGGTGGACTCCACTactgaggaacagaaacatataGGCCGGGGCCAGAGCTGGTCGTGCTGCAAATCAAGAGGCAAATAGACGGAAGGATTTAACACTTGACTAAATGTAGTTGaagacctacaatgcaaaatagGTTCGTATTTAAGACCTATAAAggatttaaatcacatttattaaGACTTTTTACGACTC harbors:
- the szrd1 gene encoding SUZ domain-containing protein 1 produces the protein MDEEVAESWEEASDSGEMEKRLEEKLRISQKEKESSNSSRSPLRTTMVIQDESLPAAPPPQIRILKRPASNGSLGSPLNQNRPTPQVKSLAQREAEYAEARKRILGSACPEETPQDKPNTDRPGRNNSTMPSEDTRSNNHTVRQPAGPDGTHGFRQHR